The Vitis vinifera cultivar Pinot Noir 40024 chromosome 7, ASM3070453v1 genomic interval TCATTCTACATGATAGTGCTTTCAGAAATATAGTTAAAATGTGAATTTCCTTTTACTGATAACATCAAACTTCATATTGAGGTATTATACTGCTCTCCATCTAACCCTTGAATTAAAATATATGATTAACTGATATATTGTCATCAACAAACTGTAGGATGGCTTCTACGATTATCTTAGAGGAGTGGACTGTTCTGATGTTGAGGTGTATGCTATTTCAGAGGGATCTGTTGTTTTCCCAAAAGTACCCCTAATGAGAGTTGAAGGGCCAATTGCTGTAAGTACCAGGTCTTTtctttagaatattttgaaaaaaaataataaatcaatctcATGTTCTAAAGATGTAATTATTATTTCCTCTTTGGTGTCTAGTTTCCATTTTAttccttaaaattttcattataatcCACCTTAATGcttctctctgtttttttaGGTGGCTCAATTGCTGGAAACTCCATTtgttaatcttattaattatgCATCATTAGTGGCTACCAATGCTGCAAGGCATCGATTAGTTGCTGGGAAGTCTAAAATGCTACTTGAGTTTGGGCTTCGACGGGcacaggttttttttttttttttgtccttaatTTGAAATAAGTTCTGATCTGTATTTTCTTTTATCAGAaagatttgtttattttaaattagggGCCAGATGGTGGAATAGGAGCATCAAAATACTGCTATATTGGAGGATTCGATGCAACAAGGTAATTTCTGCTGAAATATCAGTTGCTACATTTTGAACACTGCAGTAGCCATTTCTTAAATTAACAGATATATGATTTCATCGCATTTCTATATCGCTGAACTACTTCTTAGGGGACTTTTTATCTATATGGTAAAATAGTTTGTCCTTGCACCAATTCCTTTACAGTAAATACTATTAAATCCAATTTACATTCTTAtatcactaaaaaaaaagtctcatatTTACATCATATGAAatagtttttcttttcaagtgGAATGCTCAAATACTTAAAAGCTTTGCAAAATATATtcgattttaaattttataaaagagagaggaaaaacgaAACACGTATTACTGTGTTGTCATTACCAATCACCTGGTGAGTCAGGTGAAATATATAATATGGAGAAGTAGAACTATCTGCTAGGTTGCAATTTTCAGCTGCATTCTTTAGGCTTTTCTTTTTCGAATGTGTTAGTGGAGTATTTCTTTATGGTTGATTAAGGGGACTTTCAAACCCTACTACATTTATCTTTTTTCAATGGATCATACTGTTATCTAAGCTAACTTTTGGTCTGACCAATTTCCTTTTTGTATCATGCATTAATAGTAATGTTGCAGCTGGGAGGTTATTTGGGATACCACTTCGTGGAACTCATTCCCACGCTTTTGTTAGCTCATTCATGGTTGGTAATTTTTACAATCAAGTTTATTTTTCTGTAATGACCTTGGCACATAGATATGAATTCTCAAGGTGTACTGTCTGATAAAAAAATTCTCTAGAGTACCTTAAATGTTTCAAAGTAATAATAGTATCTTGTATTAACTTGGAGAAGAGTGTGTTTCTGGCATCAATGGCATTACAAATATAGATAGCTAATTATAGATCACAATGCATAGAAAGGCATTGTTTATGTTAAGCTAGTTCTGGAATGTTAACTTACTTGACAGTTAGTAATAACGGAGAATACCATAAACATGATTTAGCTTTGTCAGTCATTCCTTGTCAGTTACTTGGCTGCTGGTTGGATGTGCAAATGTATCTACACTACCATCTACTTTCTGTGTCAGTCATTCAAAGTGTAAAGttcaatatttttcatcttAACAACCATTATATTCTCTATATTGATTTTGTTAAGTTCCTTACATGAAATCTGGGGGGTGTCTACCATGCAGCATCATTTGAAGTACTGCTATATGCCACTATTTTAGTGGCATTTGTTAACCCAATACGTTttagtttcttctttttttattttttttaattggccCAAATATGTTCTAGCTTCATTGTGGTATCTTTTTATAAACGTCAGCACTGCTGTATAAAATAGTCAGCTGTTTCATTTAGTGCTTTCAGATGAATGTTTCTCTTTTTCTCCACCAGGGTTTGAGTTTAGGGTAattgaagaagaagcatgaAAAAACTCTTGGACATGATTGACTTGTTTATCCTTTTTTTGTTATAGGTCTGACTGACTTGTTTATCTATTTGGTATCTACTTGTTTTTAAGACTTGTCCTTGCCAGGCTAAATTTGTTTAAGAAGTTACCCGTGCTTAATGCTAGATAGTCCTGACTCCTGACCAATGATTTGCACTTTCTTGTTGTTCATTAGCAAATATGTGGTCCTTACTCCAACATTTACCACTGCTTTAACCTTGGCTTTGAAATTGATATCGACATTCTAAATTTTTTACCATTTCTGTATGTTATTCCTTAACAATTATCGAACTGATCATCATTATACTTGTGTGCACTGaacaaattttcttctctttagaTTCATACATACCTTCTTGCATGAATCTTTACTTTATCTAATTTATGCACTTGCCTTCAGAGCCCTGATGAGATCATAGACAAATCACTTCGGAGTTGTGATGGCTCAAGAACTTGTGAGGATTTTGTTAGTCTGGTGCAGGCATGGTTAAACAAAATTCAGGTGCTTTggcttaaaattttagattCTTTAATGTCTGGCAACTGCTTTAAACTGCTCAAAAGTACATCTCAAATTTATAGTGTACATCAATGTttctgtcttttcttttttttcacctATAGCTAGAAATAACTAACCTAATCTACTACTGCCTGAGCACTTATGGTGCTAGGGCAtcaaacttgagcatttccttttactttgtAATATTTGTGCCTTCTGTTATGGCTATTCattcagtttttttttcaattatttttctatttagagtcAACTCCAATGGATATACTGTTTAAGTGTGAGCCATCAAACTGTAAAATCCTGTTACAAACCTGGTGAAAATTATCCCATATGTGTAATTAAGAATGTTATGCATTTATACTTGCATTGCAGTCTTTAATAATGCTGCAAATAGCTGTGATTGAGTTCTTCCATGCACTTTAATGTTGTAGATATCCTGCATACTATGGTATGTGCCAGCAATGATATATActaaattttgattattcaTTGCATAATTACCCATTTCATCTTTGCATGATTAGAAATGGCCATGATATGAGGATTTCTTAGACATTACTAGTAGGTGGCAGGTTTGATCtctgaatgaaagaaaagatgCCACACAAGGAAAAGTGCATATATAAATCATGAAGTGTTACTTCTAACTATTTTCTTTACAACAAGAGAGAAGAATGTAAGATATAACTGGTAATGGTAAAGCATCTTCTTTTTAGCATCTTGTGAGTAAAATCacatcaagaaaagaaaataatggtaAAGTGTATCTTTCTGCAAATTATAATAGCATGCTTTCAGTCATTCAGAAAGttggaaattttcataaatGTTTTGGAAGTATCTAATGGTGGAGATCTGTGGCTGTTGCCTCTTATTGGCACTTCAATACATTGTCTCTTTTTATCTACCAAAACAGGATTTGTGGCTTTGCTGGTGATAAAATGtgcaatttttttcttctaaacaATAGGATATGTTAACAAACTTgatgttattattttgttttaattaactCCACATTTTACCATGGCTCAAATTTCATGACAGAAGTAAGATTTGCTCCTTCTAAGAAAATAATGGTTTTGAGAAGTTTCTGAAATGGAtggaatttaatttaaatagtaaaatgCTAAGCACTtggaaacataaaacaaaagcCGAATGCTATAGTAAGTCCATATAGCGGTTGATGTCATACATTATTGACCAATATATTCACTTTATGATAGCCAcatgatagaaaataaaaataaaaattgcatgaTGTGTGCATACAGTGGATTCACTGAGCTTTGTTTTCCCCCAATTTCAAATATCTTTGTATGCCCCTATTATCATGTACATATCATATCAATTTGTATTTATAATACACAATTTCAGAAGCTCATTCTTAATCACCATAATAGGATTTGAGAtgaattcattaatttaataagaaCCAACTTCATGCATTAATTGAAggtgatttggatgttcctttttttcttatacTTACATGGAGAAGATAGTGGCTTCAATTCTGAAGTACTTTTGAATACTGTATGTCTGTACTTTATGTTTTTTACTCATCCTCTCTTGCTCTCCATGTCCGTTCATTTGTCTTATTGTTCAGTTGTTTATTTGTTTGCTTTCCAGTGGTCACGTTCATTTCGTGGCGTTTTTGGTGAGACAAATCAAAGTGAGCTAGCTGCCTTCACCTCATATGCCTTGGCATTCCCTAATAACTTCTTAGCTCTTGTGGACACATATGACGTAAGTAAAACTTTCGCAAATTATCTTGTAATGTTTAATTACTGTCATTGTGGCCTATTATCTTACCTTACCTCCTTACAAAAGACATGGTTTTCTGGTTGAGGTTTTCTTTGCTTTGCCCCATGGTCCAGCCTCAGTCACTTGAAATATGTTTCTCCTTAGATTCAAAAACTTACAGTTTCCCACTTAAATgcacttttcatttttatgtttacaTCATGCTATGGTATGGTTGATGCTGAAGTAGTCAACATGTCTTTTGCCTCCCCTAATAAATATATCTTTACATGGTGAGTCCCTTGAAATTTTCCCTCCCAGTACTGTGGTAACCGTGATGATTGAACCTACAAGGATTCTCTTAGTAATCCAGTGGTTAGTGCTTTTAATATTGAGACTGTTCTTGTTTCTGGTCACATTAACCTTAATGACTTCTGCATTAACTTTATGAATCTTGGTACTTGTGGTATCAAGTGTTCTTGTAAGCATTAAATGCTTACATCATGTAACTTACGATTATACTTTAGTTTTTACATAGTACTATGTCAATTTCTCCAATATGTGACTTTGCATTTCAATAGCTAGTGATTATTCTTATTTTGGTTATTTGTCATTTTATTAGAGTCATCACTCTTATGCTAGACTACTAGTCTCTCTCTCTTACCTCACTTGGTTGCATATCATATTGACTCATTCACAAGGTCTTTCTCTAACACCAAAGAATTCATGTTTATGTTACCAGGTAATGAAGAGTGGGATTCCTAATTTTTGTGCAGTTGCCTTAGCACTCATTGATTTAGGGTACGTCTTGAAGTTCCAGATATCAATCTGCATATTTATTAGCAAAGGATTCACTTAATTGCTTATATTTTTCTTGCTGAGTTTTAGATGATTTTTTGTGCAGGTATAAAGCAGTAGGCATTAGGTTAGATTCTGGTGACCTAGCATATCTGTCTTGTGAAGCCAGGAAGTTCTTTTGTACTATTGAGAATGAATTTGGAGTGTCTGATTTTGGAAAGATGAGTATCACTGCCAGTAATGATCTCAACGAGGAAACTTTAGATGCTTTAAACAAACAGGTAATCATCTGAACTAAAGGTGCTGTGAAACAATTGTGTTTTCCCATCATTTCAGAATTTTTATAAAGGTGTTCCACAATCCAcagaaataaaaattcaaaattgtttcaaCGCTTGAATTTTTTCTTGAGATTGTGTAGATTCATGAGTGAAGATtgcactttttctttttgttcttttctttcaagttttgCATTTTTATGATGGTAGGGCATCTGTACCTACAGAAAGAAAAACAGACAAAATTTCTGAATCAGACTGTTTTCCTGCACAGGGTCATGAGGTTGATGCTTTTGGGATTGGAACCTATCTGGTTACATGCTATGCTCAAGCTGCTTTAGGTTGTGTTTTCAAACTTGTTGAGATAAATAATCAGCCCCGCATTAAACTTTCTGAAGATGTTTCAAAGGTTTGATAATGTTGTCCAAATCAGTTTGTtctgtgttttatttttttctttttattattattttttttcctttttttggtgGGGTTTCATTATTTTCTGGTTCTAGGTTTCTATTCCATGTAAAAAACGATGCTACAGATTGTTTGGGAGAGAGGGTTACCCTCTGGTTGACATCATGACAGGGGAAAATGAGCTGCCTCCTAAGGTATTCCATCCACTTGTGGTGCTCCTATTAAATTCCTTGTATATGTTTTGAAGCATGTTGATAGTCAGATGTTTTCAAACTCATCGATATTCTCTCTTTGCTTATTTGACTTGTACTTACCGATGGGCAAACTAAGAATGTTAAGTTGAATAAATAGTTGAGCAAGATGAGAACTCTAATTTTGAACAATAACTGTGCCATCCAATAATCTATCATGAACTTCCATACTTAACATGGACAAGTGTAATGCTTTATCAAATTAGCAATGGTTAGTGAAACATTCCAAAGGTTTGACCTttgccaaataaaaaaaatgttttgtttcCTAGAATGCACATACAGGGATGGGGTGTTGGTGGAGGTGTTAGTAAAGAAAGGAGGAAACAGGTATTTTCTTAGGGTACATGGAAGGGTATAATTACATCTAGTGGTGCTGAACCCACAGCAACTCTCTTTAAACAAATACATCCACACATTAAGGAACCAGCATCAATTATGAAAAAAGATAAGGAGGACAATTTTCAACTTCTGGTTCATCTTGAATTTCCATCATGTTTGTACTGTTAGCATCAACTGAGACAGGTTGTTGTGATGCCCATATACCATCCTACGGCTTGCTTTTTCTGATGTTTTTATGAGAATTACTTCATATGATGGCTGAAGAATGTAAgcaaaacatgttttttttacttattttaaactTGCAGCTGGCAGAACGAATTCTATGTCGTCACCCTTTTAGTGAATCCAAGAGAGCATATGTGGTGCCACAACATGTTGAAGAGCTTCTGAAGTGTTATTGGTCTGGGAGCTCAGGTGCAGATATaattttgatcacttttttTTGTTGGTCATCATCTTAAACATCTATACTTGTTAGAAAAATTCTCCATACCTGATACAGTGAAAGCTACAGTGCTTTATCCATTCTGAACATAAAGAAACCATCCAATATAATGGGATCTACTTGGATTGGCTTCTAAAAAGTCAAAAGCTCTTCTTAAGCTCAATAAAAACTTATGCACTTATTTGGGTAATTCTATTGAAAGAGCTCGTGGCTTAAAAAGGAGCTCAATGCAAAAGTTAGGAAGTTATTTCTCCTAGAAGCCCTTCTCTGGCTTTACACATGAAGTTGTTTCAAATTTAGGAAACTCTCAGAATACCAATATTGCCCCTCTAAAATTTTGACTATGACTTTGGCTAAAGTGAAACAAAGAATTATCCTAAATAAGGCCACACAGTCTTTTCATGTCTCTACTTTATGTTCCATAGCAAATACTTCCAAATTTAAAACTCCCCTCAAGCTCTTGATTGTTGATAATTAGGCGTAGCAAGATTTGATTTGAATCTCATAAATTTTCTTTgaagtggaaaataaaaatcattcatcAGTAGAAAATAGATCAACTGGTATGATAATTAATCTCCGATAGACTACATTCTGTTTACAGTATCTTAAGCTCAGTTTTTGGTCATTGAAGGTAAAGCAAGAGAAGAGTTACCCCCTCTCAAGAACATTAAAGAACGTTGCATGAAACAGCTTGAACAAATGCGGCCTGACCACATGAGGAGATTGAACCCAACACCATACAAGGTAACTACAGATATGCATCTTACTAGCATGGCTTTTAGTTCATAGTGATTTcttttatgattgttttttttcttggttgcaactacaaaaataaacttttgttaCCTAGCAGGTGAGCGTGAGTGCAAAGTTGTATGActtcattcatttcctatgGCTCAATGAGGCACCTGTCGGTGAGTTACAGTAAGGGATGAACGAGTGGAGCACTGTACAAAACAGAAGCCAAGTGATGATTCCACTGTGGTAGGAGGAGCTTCTTTGAATAGTCAGCAGTTTGTGAGATTCTCATTGATGTAATACTCGAATAAGTCTGAGAAACAATTTGTTTCGTCATCAAATAAAATTGTGTCCTGCACCCAGCATTGTCATTTTCAGAGTTATGTATGATTTTGCGGTATACCCGTGCTCAAAGAAATAATGCAGCTTCTAGTTGTAACCTTTACACAACAGAATTTTGAATCCAagtattagaattttatttatatacatCTTCGATTTTATTGAATGAAGCACCATATTAGCAAGGCAGTTGGAAACAGGAGTCATTGAATGACGGTCCAAAGTAAATCCTTATCTTTTTCTGAAACCAAATTTGAACACAGGCAAAGATCAAAATGCAGCTAAAAGTGCCGCAATGAAACCAGTAATGGAAACACCTCTAGCCTAGTCACTCTCACCAGGTGAGATGACGCAAATCTGTATTTCAAGATATCGCACATGTTGCTGATATTGGGTTAGAGATGAATCAAGTAAATGAAATTTAACTCTTATTTTACCCAGAAAAATTGCCCACTGTTGATAATACAAGTATATCCACCATTTACATAGAATTAAGGTAAAAGTAATGTCTGTGACTCTATATCGGCTTTGAACATACTGGGACCTTTCAGCCATTTAAACTGTAACAGTAAGGTCATCCAGTTGCACCCATCCGTAGGCGCACCGGTCCCTAATCTTTTGAGTCGTTGATGCTGCCAAGTTAACTAACGGCCGAATTCTTGCCAACTCCTTCTCAATTGGGATCCTGGTGCTCACCTCCATCTGCAAAATCGCAACACAATAAAAGATTGAATAGGTTTCCTTGCACATAAATGCTGGATTAATAGGCCAGAAATAGATCGCACACAAATCTcatgaagaagaaaagtaaataaacCTTCTCAATGCATCGAACAGTATCCAATACGTGGCAGAAATAAGAAAGCTGCTTGTAAAGATCTGCTTCCGTGTACTAGTCCCAGTCCCAAGTACATTTCACACCCAAGTTTAGTAAATAATGAAAGATGCCATAGAAATTAAAGGGGAAATAGAAAAGgcaaatatattgataaaagaGTGAGTTATTAGATTTGATGAATACCTTTCTTACAAGCCGGCCATTACAGCGAGGGTAGTTAGGACAAACCGTTCCTCTCTCGGAATCCCCAATCACCCGCAGGTTGAGACTATTTGTGGTGTGCTTGCAGGTTTCATCATCACACTAGAATTAAAGTTGACTCCTAATCAGACCCAGTTATCACATCAATTGTCTAAAGCTTTTTTACAGAATAATCTAAAGGAGTGCATACCATCATTGAACCCTTATAGTACATTGAGATGAACCCATCAGCTTGCCTCTTAACCTGATAGATAAAATATAGGGGGTCAAATGTACAGTCTTCAGCAGATAATTAACGAGTCATCTGTCTGAGCCCCTAAACCAAAGCATGGGCTCAAAAGCAGTGCACAGATAGCTAGAAAATGTCCCAATCCCCAACACAGGGCACAAGGTATCCCTGATGATTCTATACCATGTTAGTCCAAGACCTTTAAACAAGAACATTTCATTCTTCATAAGATTAAATTAGACGGTAAAATTTGTCTCTGATCATCACATTCAATCCTGTTTCACTAGGTAGGATAGAATACACGATCATAGGGTATCAGTTGTTTATAGTGGCCCGAGGTCTGAGATTCTACATTTTACATATATAAGGTGTAGATCTAGCATATATAGAACAGAAAAATTCAACAGTTACCTGGTTGGCTATCAATGCAGGAGACATTCTACCCACATCACCTTCCTCTGGGCATTTAGGGCAACGTAACCTTTGCCAGAAATTGTTGGATTCCTCTACTTGCACTTGTGTTGATTTTTCAGTGATTGATGTATGCACAGAATTGAACAAAGTTGGGCAGTCAAAAGTACCAAAGCAGCTTGGACAAGACAAGATTAGATGCTCACAACCTCTATATCTGCAATTCAATTGATAACATGCATCCATCCATTAAATCCAATAAGTGCAAATACTGGAAAAATCTGAATTCAAGTCTTAATTGAGACATCCTGAAAAATAAGGAGGAAAATGGTAATGAAACATAAACAGTAACAGAAAGAAACTAAAtacaggaaagaaaaaaaaaaaaaatcacacccGCCAAGCACTAACACCAGACAACAAGAACCCCTTCCCCTCCtcttcaagaaaaaataaaatactaagaaTCAACTGCAGTGGGGGTAAAGCCATTCAAGTTTCTTCCTTGGGAAATATTTGGAATACAGTTTCGGATATAATTCAACAATCATTTACTACACTGTAATATTCAGGAATGCTTGATTATTGAATTGAAGGATATAAAATCAAGCTACATGCTTTTCATGGAAAAATTGGCTGATAATTCAGGAACTTATTAAAACTTTGGAGATTGCCACAATGCTATCATGAGTCAAGCAATGTTTACCTCTCCTCATCTGCAGACAAGAGTGAGATGGAAAAATCATTGTTGATGGCCTCACTTCGTCTACTTTGGAACTGAGAGAGACCATGATTACAATGTTAGCTTCATCTAGGAAAAATAACTGCCTAAAAGTTTTATGGCAATTGGATGCCAGGACAGCCTGGAGGGGAGATGCTTTATACCTTGGATGAGTCAAGCCCTAAACAATCGGCCAAACGTGCTGGGCTTGTACCCTGAATTGAAGCACATAGACGAGAGACCACAGGATGAATCTGCATAGAGATATTAACCATCAAGCAAGCTGGAGAATGAAGCTAATCACAAACCAACATTAGTTACTACAATTTAATTAAGCATCATCAATACATAAGCAAAACCTGCTGTGCCAAGTAGTAATCAATGTCAATCATCCATTTTCCATTGTCTCTTTTCAATTCATCAGGATGTCTAGCACGCTGTGCTATCCCTGTTGAACTACCTGAACTAGTCCCCTGTCCACACACAAGAAAAAAGTAAAGCTCAAAAACTTATTACAAATGTAAAAATCTTAAACATAGAAGAAGCCCAGTACGCCAAAGTTTGATTTACTGCTTCCTCCATAGAAAATGCAATGCTGCATTACCAACCTGCTCACAGCAAATAATATAAGGGACTGTATCACCAGCTGAGCAACCAGTTGAGTAACCACTTTGCTTCAATCTTAGTGCCACCTAGAAAATGGATCATTCTATGCAGTCAGCAATATTTAAATGAATGGTAGAACAAATCATACAAGCAAAATTAATTATAGTTTCAGATGAGTAATCAAAATAAATGAGATCAAAGATGGGTTCAACTCACTTGAACATGTGGTTGGTTCTTGTCTGGGTACGCTTCAGGGGGTTTAGTCAATGACTTAGTGATAATATATTTCTCTAGTGCTACTTCTCCATTCCTCATGTCCTCTTGTACCTGCTTAATGAGCACATGTTGACATTTTGTTAAATTCCATGATGGCCAACTGTGCAGGTTTGAAGCATGATTATGCAATTTATGCCAGTCAGTTCTGCCTCTTGATACACAATTACAATAAATAGTTGGTGTGATCATCTTCCAAATGGTTGGATTAGATGAAAAATCTACTAAATGAAGGTCCTTTAATTTCAATATATGGTTGTTGAGCATATATTAAACACCATCAAACTGACACAAGCACAATAACAACATTTGACATTTGACACATCCTCAAGCTCACTTATGAGACAgtgattggaattttttatcAGTTGACCCCTGTTGTTTAGCAGTGAAGCACTAAGAAATCAACTTTGTTTTCATGCCAATCAACACTAGGATTTAATGTGATGATAACATCATACTGAATTTGATGATAAATACACAAAATCAGGACTTCACCTTCATGAGAGAGTTGTGTATTGATTCAACAACATCCTCACACGACCTGTAAGCACAAGAGCCATAGATGTGACAAAATTTATAAAGACAAATAAGCCAATGATTTTTCTTGAATCTCCAGCTCAACAATCCATaatcacaataataataataataataataataataataataataaaaagaaaaataaaataaaagatagaagTTAAACACACCCTCCAGACAAGATTTGACTTAAGCTGAAATCTCCCAATTCCTTTGATAGTAAACTCCAGTCACGACGAACCATATCAAGACCCTTTCGTTCAATAACCTGTCCAAACAAAGTGATTTTACTAAGGCCTAGAATAGCATATTCTCAACCaataagaagagaaaaaaagagt includes:
- the LOC100249147 gene encoding nicotinate phosphoribosyltransferase 2 isoform X2, producing MEAKAANGPNTERSYGVIDGPTNPMVTPLLTDLYQFTMCYAYWKAGKHNERAVFDLFFRKNPFGGEYTIFAGLEECIKFIANFKFTEEEISFIRATLPPTCEDGFYDYLRGVDCSDVEVYAISEGSVVFPKVPLMRVEGPIAVAQLLETPFVNLINYASLVATNAARHRLVAGKSKMLLEFGLRRAQGPDGGIGASKYCYIGGFDATSNVAAGRLFGIPLRGTHSHAFVSSFMSPDEIIDKSLRSCDGSRTCEDFVSLVQAWLNKIQWSRSFRGVFGETNQSELAAFTSYALAFPNNFLALVDTYDVMKSGIPNFCAVALALIDLGYKAVGIRLDSGDLAYLSCEARKFFCTIENEFGVSDFGKMSITASNDLNEETLDALNKQGHEVDAFGIGTYLVTCYAQAALGCVFKLVEINNQPRIKLSEDVSKVSIPCKKRCYRLFGREGYPLVDIMTGENELPPKLAERILCRHPFSESKRAYVVPQHVEELLKCYWSGSSGKAREELPPLKNIKERCMKQLEQMRPDHMRRLNPTPYKVSVSAKLYDFIHFLWLNEAPVGELQ
- the LOC100249147 gene encoding nicotinate phosphoribosyltransferase 2 isoform X1, yielding MEAKAANGPNTERSYGVIDGPTNPMVTPLLTDLYQFTMCYAYWKAGKHNERAVFDLFFRKNPFGGEYTIFAGLEECIKFIANFKFTEEEISFIRATLPPTCEDGFYDYLRGVDCSDVEVYAISEGSVVFPKVPLMRVEGPIAVAQLLETPFVNLINYASLVATNAARHRLVAGKSKMLLEFGLRRAQGPDGGIGASKYCYIGGFDATSNVAAGRLFGIPLRGTHSHAFVSSFMSPDEIIDKSLRSCDGSRTCEDFVSLVQAWLNKIQWSRSFRGVFGETNQSELAAFTSYALAFPNNFLALVDTYDVMKSGIPNFCAVALALIDLGYKAVGIRLDSGDLAYLSCEARKFFCTIENEFGVSDFGKMSITASNDLNEETLDALNKQGHEVDAFGIGTYLVTCYAQAALGCVFKLVEINNQPRIKLSEDVSKVSIPCKKRCYRLFGREGYPLVDIMTGENELPPKLAERILCRHPFSESKRAYVVPQHVEELLKCYWSGSSGKAREELPPLKNIKERCMKQLEQMRPDHMRRLNPTPYKQVSVSAKLYDFIHFLWLNEAPVGELQ